Proteins co-encoded in one Medicago truncatula cultivar Jemalong A17 chromosome 8, MtrunA17r5.0-ANR, whole genome shotgun sequence genomic window:
- the LOC11416755 gene encoding uncharacterized protein, producing MAGRIHKKYGSDESMGTLSSSQRSPLYYVESPQSLDVEKLSIHSNSVDFTPSHSRGESSTSRYSTTWKKLDEKNDENDEDDEDVHDSTHKYICCFFGFLLLFALVCFILWAVGRSFKPRANLENIVFKKLDVQFGNDRTEVPTYLLSLNSTITMMYTNPATYFGVHVTSTLLQLRYYDLTLASGQMQEFHQSSKSQQKLVVFVSADQVPLYGGISILGNDTIENMNNVAMAMNITFELKSKADILGVLSTFYQTIGCPITFHVNQLGKPLSLIDSCVYK from the exons ATGGCAGGAAGAATCCACAAAAAATATGGCTCCGACGAAAGCATGGGAACCCTTTCTTCTTCCCAGCGATCACCACTCTACTATGTCGAGAGCCCCCAAAGCCTTGACGTTGAGAAACTCTCAATCCATTCAAATTCGGTGGATTTTACTCCTAGCCACTCTCGTGGTGAATCTTCCACCTCACGATACTCTACCACTTGGAAGAAACTTGAcgaaaaaaatgatgaaaatgacgAGGATGATGAGGATGTTCATGATTCGACTCACAAGTACATTTGTTGCTTCTTtggttttcttcttctcttcgcTCTGGTTTGTTTTATTCTTTGGGCTGTTGGTAGAAGCTTCAAACCTCGTGCAAACCTTGAG AACATCGTGTTTAAGAAATTGGATGTACAATTTGGCAACGATCGGACGGAAGTACCAACCTATTTGTTGTCATTGAACTCGACAATTACCATGATGTACACAAATCCGGCAACTTACTTTGGTGTACATGTAACATCAACTCTTCTCCAGCTTCGCTATTACGACCTCACACTAGCTTCTGGTCAG ATGCAGGAGTTTCATCAGTCAAGCAAGAGTCAACAAAAGCTAGTTGTGTTTGTGTCTGCAGATCAAGTTCCGCTCTACGGTGGGATATCAATTCTTGGAAATGATACCATAGAAAACATGAACAATGTTGCAATGGCAATGAACATAACATTTGAGCTAAAATCAAAGGCTGACATTTTAGGAGTTTTGTCTACATTCTATCAGACAATTGGATGTCCAATCACTTTCCATGTCAACCAACTTGGAAAACCTCTTAGTTTGATAGATTCATGTGTCTACAAGTAA
- the LOC11406154 gene encoding large ribosomal RNA subunit accumulation protein YCED homolog 1, chloroplastic has protein sequence MPLLSPSAPLCFSQWNNSLTTFSCNSFTPFLHRTVPICKARHIGGVYFRTESNVLHKYVSKCKESGRDLYTEEGTTSFDWGDEEEEEIDEDEGLPWEGAVIYKRNASILHLEYCTTLERLGLGNLSTDVSKNKASVMGLRITKAVKDFPNGTPIQISIDVTRKKKKLRLDGIIKTVLTLVCNRCCMPSAESIFSEFSLLLTEEPPVNEPETMDFGVIFGEDKIPTLGKSGDDDEDALIDLDDQLYFPPEEKQIDISKNIRDRVHLEITMNSVCDSGCKGVCLKCGQNFNTGNCSCSKEEVKEESFGPLRNLREQMQL, from the exons ATGCCACTTTTATCCCCTTCAGCccctttgtgtttttctcaatGGAACAATTCCTTAACAACATTTTCCTGTAATTCCTTCACCCCTTTTCTACATAGAACTGTTCCCATTTGTAAAGCAAGACATATAGGCGGTGTTTACTTTAGAACTGAATCAAATGTGTTACACAAGTATGTATCAAAATGTAAGGAGAGTGGTCGTGATTTATACACCGAAGAAGGCACGACATCCTTTGACTGGGgcgatgaagaagaagaagaaattgatgaagatgaagggtTGCCTTGGGAAGGTGCTGTTATATACAAGAGAAATGCTTCAATCTTACATTTGGAGTATTGCACTACTTTGGAGAGATTAGGTCTAGGAAACCTTTCAACTGATGTTTCCAAAAATAAGGCTTCTGTTATGGGATTGCGAATTACCAAAGCAGTGAAGGATTTTCCGAATGGGACTCCGATTCAGATTTCTATTGATGTGAccaggaagaagaagaaattgaggCTTGATGGGATCATAAAAACCGTCCTCACGCTTGTGTGTAATAG GTGTTGCATGCCATCTGCTGAGAGCATATTCTCTGAGTTCTCCCTTTTACTCACTGAAGAACCACCTGTTAATGAACCAGAGACTATGGATTTCGGTGTTATTTTTGGGGAAGACAAAATTCCAACCCTTGGAAAAAGTGGCGATGACGATGAAGATGCACTAATCGATCTGGATGATCAATTATATTTTCCTCCTGAAGAGAAACAAATTGACATTTCAAAAAACATAAGAGACAGGGTGCATCTTGAGATTACCATGAATTCAGTATGTGATTCTGGGTGCAAAGGTGTGTGCCTGAAATGTGGTCAAAACTTTAACACCGGCAATTGCAGCTGTAGCAAAGAGGAAGTAAAAGAAGAAAGCTTTGGCCCACTTAGAAATCTAAGAGAGCAGATGCAATTGTAA
- the LOC11411375 gene encoding probable histone H2A.1 has translation MDASTKATKKGAGGRKGGGPRKKSVTRSIRAGLQFPVGRIGRYLKKGRYAQRVGTGAPVYLAAVLEYLAAEVLELAGNAARDNKKNRIIPRHVLLAVRNDEELGKLLAGVTIAHGGVLPNINPVLLPKKSEKPVKEPKSPSKAKKSPKKA, from the coding sequence ATGGACGCAAGCACAAAGGCAACGAAGAAAGGAGCAGGAGGAAGAAAAGGCGGAGGACCAAGGAAGAAGTCGGTAACAAGATCAATCAGAGCCGGACTTCAATTCCCAGTGGGAAGAATCGGCCGTTACTTGAAGAAAGGTCGATATGCTCAACGTGTCGGCACCGGTGCTCCTGTTTACTTAGCCGCTGTTCTTGAATATCTTGCTGCTGAAGTTCTTGAATTGGCTGGTAATGCTGCTCGTGATAACAAGAAGAATAGGATTATTCCAAGGCATGTGTTGTTGGCTGTGAGGAATGATGAAGAGCTTGGGAAATTGCTTGCTGGTGTTACCATTGCTCATGGTGGTGTTCTTCCTAATATTAACCCTGTTCTTTTACCTAAGAAAAGTGAAAAACCTGTTAAGGAGCCTAAATCTCCTTCTAAGGCTAAAAAGTCTCCTAAGAAGGCTTAG